The following proteins are encoded in a genomic region of Brachyspira pilosicoli:
- a CDS encoding SDR family oxidoreductase, with product MKKLVVITGASSGIGMETAKRFSENGYPTLLISRRKEIMDNLKLPNSISVKADVTNFEEIRTAIEMAEDKYGKTDLLINCAGVMLLGNIDKQSYEEWKNMIDVNINGILTTTNIILPDMIKRNEGTIINISSIAGRKTFKNHGVYCGSKFAVHAITESIREEVADKNVRVIVLAPGVVETHLLEHTTDENIKADYIEWKKSIGNGLNASDIVNCIEFAYNMPQDICVRELVIAKTKQID from the coding sequence ATGAAAAAATTAGTAGTTATTACGGGAGCAAGCTCTGGAATAGGAATGGAAACAGCAAAAAGATTCTCAGAAAATGGATACCCTACACTTTTAATATCAAGACGTAAAGAAATAATGGATAATTTAAAATTACCAAATTCTATAAGCGTAAAAGCAGATGTTACAAATTTTGAAGAAATAAGAACGGCAATAGAAATGGCAGAAGATAAATACGGAAAAACTGATTTGCTTATAAACTGTGCGGGAGTAATGCTTCTTGGTAATATTGATAAACAAAGCTATGAAGAATGGAAGAATATGATAGATGTTAATATAAATGGAATACTAACAACTACAAATATAATACTTCCAGATATGATAAAGAGAAATGAAGGCACTATTATAAATATAAGTTCAATAGCAGGAAGAAAAACATTTAAAAATCATGGAGTATATTGCGGAAGTAAATTTGCTGTACATGCCATAACTGAAAGTATTAGAGAAGAAGTAGCTGATAAAAATGTAAGAGTTATAGTATTAGCACCGGGAGTTGTGGAAACTCATCTTTTAGAACATACAACAGATGAAAATATAAAAGCTGATTATATTGAATGGAAAAAGAGCATAGGAAATGGTTTAAATGCTTCTGATATAGTTAATTGTATAGAATTCGCTTATAATATGCCGCAGGATATATGTGTAAGAGAATTAGTTATAGCAAAGACGAAACAAATAGACTAA
- a CDS encoding winged helix-turn-helix transcriptional regulator: MKKIKVASEIGVTLYMIGGKYKPLILNYLIENKTKRFNEMLRYMKPISQRTLTNQLRELEEDGLINRKVYAEVPPKVEYIITKKGKSLSKILEAMCEWGEKNIDERFEITNPQCL; encoded by the coding sequence ATGAAAAAAATAAAAGTAGCATCAGAAATAGGAGTTACACTTTATATGATAGGAGGTAAATATAAACCTCTTATACTAAATTATCTTATAGAAAATAAAACAAAAAGATTTAATGAAATGCTTAGATATATGAAACCCATATCTCAAAGAACTCTAACTAATCAGCTTAGAGAATTAGAAGAAGACGGACTTATAAACAGAAAAGTGTATGCAGAAGTTCCACCAAAAGTAGAATATATTATAACTAAAAAGGGCAAATCATTATCAAAAATATTAGAAGCTATGTGTGAATGGGGAGAGAAAAATATTGATGAAAGGTTTGAAATTACTAATCCTCAATGTTTATAA
- a CDS encoding phosphoribosylformylglycinamidine synthase — translation MNYRIFIEKKEGFDLEAKRLESQLKENFQIKCSVRLLNVYDIFNIEESKLTNSINVIFSEPPTDRVVEKKDFESLKHFAVEYLPGQFDQRADSALQCLKLIYNDIEEVTIVSGKVIVFSGNVDDSTIEKIKKFYINPVESREKDLSKLEIEPHQKADDIKDVENFINLNIDELHKYRDNLDLAMTYKDIEFVQNYFKNEEKRNPTETEIKVLDTYWSDHCRHTTFMTKINDVKLENDKSNFSEVILNVINRYYNIRKELYGEDVDSKRDINLMDMATVSAKYIKKKGKLEDLEVSDEINACSIYIDVDAVDENGKNKTEKYLLMFKNETHNHPTEIEPFGGASTCLGGAIRDPLSGRSYVYQAIRVTGSANPLEKLEDTLAGKLPQKKITTTAAAGYSSYGNQIGLTTCLVNEIYDEGYKAKRLEVGAVVGAVPVDYVRREKPKAGDIVIVLGGRTGRDGCGGATGSSKSHTDTSLRLCGAEVQKGNAPEERKIQRLFRNKEVTKLIKKCNDFGAGGVSVAIGELSDGIDINLDVLPVKYLGLNGTELAISESQERMAVVVESKDADNFIKLANKENIEATKVATITDTNRLVMYLKGKKIVDISRKFLDTNGAKQETNAVLKDINFDNNPFNTKNACSLTSHWFNMAENLNVASQKGLIEMFDSSIGATTVLMPFGGKYQMTPSDVSIQKIPIFDNNAKQINTASAISWGYNPSIMKWSEFHGGIYSVIESMSKLVSIGADYKKIRLSFQEYFEKLGNDAKKWGKVYSALLGTIYAQTEFDIPAIGGKDSMSGTFNNISVPSTLISFAVSTVDSNDVISPEFKSANNYVYLVKHNMLENYIPNVTEIKDNFEFVHKNIKDKKILSAYTIKFGGIAEALTKMSFGNRIGVDIKDELYFFNLMPASFIVETKEELNYKNAILIGKTINEYKIKVCGEIVDLEEIEKLWLDKLSPVFPYKTYEDIETYKLAEYKREAPFICKNKTAKPNVLIASFLGTNCEYDTQKAFSDAGANTDIFVFRNIKPEYIKESIEEMSKKIDNSQIFMIPGGFSAADEPDGSGKFISAILTNEKIKTSIHKLLERDGLVLGICNGFQALIKSGLLPYGKIGNITEKSPTLTFNKIGRHISQMVTTKVVSNNSPWLYNIPVGSELVVPVSHGEGRFFADDDIIKELIKKGQVATQYVNFESKPTNEFRFNPNGSVYAIEGILSEDGKVFGKMGHSERYGNNLYKNIITKDIYNIFENGVNYFK, via the coding sequence ATGAACTATCGTATCTTTATAGAGAAAAAAGAGGGCTTTGATTTAGAGGCGAAAAGATTAGAAAGTCAATTAAAAGAGAATTTCCAAATAAAATGCAGTGTAAGACTTCTTAATGTTTATGACATTTTTAATATAGAAGAAAGTAAATTAACTAATTCTATTAATGTAATATTTTCAGAGCCTCCAACAGATAGGGTAGTTGAAAAAAAAGATTTTGAGAGTTTAAAACATTTTGCTGTTGAATATTTGCCCGGACAATTTGACCAGAGGGCTGATTCTGCATTACAATGTTTGAAGCTTATTTATAATGATATTGAAGAAGTAACTATAGTAAGCGGGAAGGTGATAGTTTTTAGCGGTAATGTAGATGACAGCACAATAGAAAAAATAAAAAAGTTCTATATTAACCCAGTAGAAAGCAGAGAAAAAGATTTAAGCAAATTAGAAATAGAACCTCATCAAAAAGCTGATGACATTAAAGACGTAGAAAACTTTATTAATTTAAATATAGATGAACTTCATAAATATAGAGATAATCTTGACTTAGCAATGACTTATAAAGATATAGAGTTTGTACAGAATTATTTCAAAAATGAAGAAAAGAGAAACCCAACCGAAACAGAAATAAAAGTTCTTGATACATATTGGTCTGACCATTGCAGGCATACAACATTTATGACAAAGATTAATGATGTAAAATTAGAAAATGATAAAAGCAATTTTTCAGAAGTTATACTTAATGTTATTAACAGATATTATAACATTAGAAAAGAGCTTTACGGAGAAGATGTTGATAGCAAAAGAGATATTAATTTAATGGACATGGCAACAGTATCTGCAAAATACATAAAGAAAAAAGGAAAGCTTGAAGATTTAGAGGTTTCTGATGAGATAAACGCTTGTTCTATTTATATAGATGTTGATGCTGTTGATGAAAATGGAAAAAACAAAACAGAAAAATATTTATTGATGTTTAAAAACGAAACTCATAATCACCCTACAGAGATAGAGCCTTTCGGAGGGGCTTCTACATGTTTGGGCGGAGCTATAAGAGACCCGCTTTCTGGAAGAAGCTATGTATATCAGGCTATAAGAGTTACAGGAAGTGCTAATCCATTAGAAAAATTGGAAGATACTTTAGCAGGAAAACTTCCTCAAAAGAAAATTACTACAACTGCAGCTGCAGGATATTCTTCTTATGGTAATCAAATAGGGCTTACAACTTGTTTAGTTAATGAAATATATGATGAAGGCTATAAGGCAAAAAGGCTTGAGGTTGGTGCTGTTGTTGGAGCTGTTCCTGTGGACTATGTGCGTAGAGAAAAGCCAAAGGCAGGCGATATAGTTATAGTGCTTGGGGGAAGAACAGGAAGAGACGGCTGCGGAGGTGCTACAGGTTCATCAAAAAGCCATACTGATACATCTTTAAGACTTTGCGGTGCTGAAGTACAGAAAGGTAATGCCCCAGAAGAGAGAAAGATTCAAAGACTTTTCAGAAATAAAGAAGTTACAAAACTAATAAAAAAATGTAATGACTTTGGTGCGGGAGGAGTTTCTGTTGCTATAGGTGAATTATCAGACGGAATTGACATTAACCTTGATGTATTGCCTGTTAAATATTTAGGATTAAACGGCACTGAACTAGCAATATCAGAATCACAGGAGAGAATGGCTGTTGTTGTAGAGAGTAAGGATGCAGATAATTTTATAAAACTTGCCAACAAAGAAAACATTGAAGCTACAAAGGTTGCCACTATAACAGACACTAACAGACTTGTAATGTATTTAAAAGGCAAAAAGATTGTAGATATAAGCCGTAAGTTTTTAGACACAAACGGAGCTAAGCAAGAGACTAATGCTGTTCTTAAAGATATCAATTTTGACAATAATCCATTTAATACAAAAAATGCATGCTCTCTAACTTCTCATTGGTTTAATATGGCAGAAAATTTAAATGTTGCTTCTCAAAAGGGACTCATTGAAATGTTTGACTCATCAATAGGAGCTACTACTGTGCTTATGCCTTTCGGTGGAAAATATCAAATGACTCCAAGCGATGTAAGCATTCAAAAAATACCAATATTTGACAACAATGCAAAACAAATAAACACAGCTTCTGCTATATCTTGGGGTTATAATCCTTCTATAATGAAATGGTCAGAGTTTCATGGAGGAATATATTCTGTAATAGAATCAATGTCAAAGCTTGTTTCTATTGGTGCTGATTATAAAAAAATAAGATTATCATTTCAAGAGTATTTTGAGAAATTAGGAAATGATGCTAAAAAATGGGGTAAGGTTTATTCTGCATTACTCGGCACAATATATGCACAAACTGAATTTGATATACCTGCTATAGGAGGTAAAGACTCTATGAGCGGTACTTTTAATAATATATCAGTGCCTTCAACTTTAATATCATTTGCAGTATCAACTGTTGACAGTAATGATGTTATATCTCCAGAGTTCAAATCAGCTAATAATTATGTGTATTTAGTAAAACATAATATGCTTGAAAACTACATACCTAATGTTACAGAAATAAAAGATAATTTTGAATTCGTACATAAAAATATAAAAGACAAAAAAATATTATCAGCTTATACAATTAAATTCGGAGGTATTGCTGAGGCTTTAACAAAAATGTCTTTCGGCAACAGAATAGGTGTTGATATAAAAGATGAGCTTTATTTCTTTAACTTAATGCCTGCTTCATTTATAGTAGAAACTAAAGAAGAGTTAAATTATAAAAATGCTATACTTATAGGCAAAACTATAAATGAATATAAAATAAAAGTATGCGGTGAAATAGTAGATTTAGAAGAAATAGAAAAATTATGGCTTGATAAATTATCTCCAGTATTCCCTTATAAAACTTATGAAGATATAGAAACTTACAAGCTAGCTGAATATAAAAGAGAAGCACCATTTATATGCAAAAATAAAACAGCTAAACCTAATGTATTAATAGCTTCGTTCCTCGGCACTAACTGCGAATATGATACTCAAAAGGCATTCTCTGATGCTGGTGCCAATACTGATATTTTTGTATTTAGAAACATTAAGCCAGAATACATAAAAGAATCAATCGAAGAAATGTCTAAAAAAATAGATAATTCTCAAATATTTATGATACCTGGAGGATTCAGTGCTGCAGATGAGCCTGACGGTTCCGGAAAGTTTATTTCTGCAATACTTACAAATGAAAAAATAAAAACATCTATACATAAACTCTTAGAACGCGACGGGCTTGTTTTGGGTATATGTAACGGATTCCAAGCATTAATAAAATCAGGGCTTCTTCCTTATGGAAAGATAGGAAACATCACAGAAAAATCTCCTACCCTTACTTTCAATAAAATAGGAAGACATATTTCTCAAATGGTAACAACAAAAGTCGTGTCAAATAATTCTCCTTGGCTATACAATATACCTGTTGGAAGTGAGTTAGTTGTTCCTGTTTCTCATGGTGAAGGAAGATTTTTTGCTGATGACGATATAATAAAAGAATTAATCAAAAAAGGTCAGGTTGCCACTCAGTATGTTAACTTTGAATCAAAACCTACTAATGAGTTTAGATTCAATCCTAATGGTTCAGTTTATGCTATTGAGGGTATACTTTCAGAAGATGGAAAAGTATTCGGTAAAATGGGTCATAGTGAGAGATATGGAAATAACCTATACAAGAACATCATTACTAAAGATATTTACAATATATTTGAAAATGGTGTAAATTACTTTAAGTAA
- a CDS encoding AAA family ATPase produces the protein MYNVGMYGGSFNPLHLGHVKCIIEAANQCKKLYIVLAVGNNRNEIDKKIRYRWLYQLTKHIGNVKIIFIEDNANTKEDYTEDLWEEDSIKIKNAIGEKIDAVFCGDDYKNKDSFYTRYYKDSELIFIERDEISSSKIRDNVYKYWDYLPNIVKPYYTKKVLLLGSESTGKSTLTINLANYYNTNYIEEAGRELSEKSGTDLLMLSEDFTEILLTHKLNEIKAIEHSNKILFVDTDAIITNFYMHFLEDENIIDNERLAKAIIHINKYDAILFLEPDVDFIQDGDRSEVIKNDRIKYSDKIKDILNDLNIKYHSVSGDYQKRFKKAVSIVDSLLEKHF, from the coding sequence ATGTATAATGTAGGAATGTATGGCGGTTCTTTTAATCCTCTTCATCTTGGGCATGTAAAATGCATAATAGAAGCTGCTAATCAATGTAAAAAGCTTTATATTGTTTTAGCTGTTGGAAATAATAGAAATGAAATTGATAAAAAAATAAGATACAGATGGCTTTATCAATTAACAAAGCATATTGGAAATGTGAAGATTATATTTATAGAGGATAATGCAAACACAAAAGAAGACTACACTGAAGATTTATGGGAAGAGGATTCTATAAAAATAAAAAATGCAATAGGTGAAAAAATTGACGCAGTATTTTGCGGAGATGATTATAAAAATAAAGATTCTTTTTACACAAGATATTATAAAGATTCAGAGTTAATATTTATAGAGAGAGATGAAATAAGCTCTTCAAAGATTAGAGATAATGTTTACAAGTATTGGGATTATTTACCTAATATAGTAAAGCCGTATTATACAAAAAAGGTTTTGCTTTTAGGAAGCGAAAGCACAGGCAAGTCAACTCTCACAATTAATTTAGCAAATTATTATAATACCAATTATATAGAAGAGGCAGGAAGAGAATTATCAGAGAAATCAGGAACTGATTTACTTATGCTTTCAGAAGATTTTACAGAGATACTTCTTACTCATAAATTAAATGAAATAAAAGCAATAGAGCATAGCAACAAAATATTGTTTGTTGATACCGATGCAATAATTACAAACTTTTATATGCATTTTTTGGAAGATGAAAATATTATTGATAATGAAAGACTTGCAAAGGCAATTATACATATAAATAAATATGATGCTATATTATTTTTAGAGCCTGATGTTGATTTTATTCAGGACGGCGACAGAAGCGAAGTTATAAAAAATGACAGAATAAAATACAGCGATAAAATAAAAGATATATTAAATGATTTAAATATAAAATATCATTCTGTAAGCGGAGATTATCAAAAAAGATTTAAAAAAGCTGTTTCTATTGTTGATAGTCTTCTTGAAAAACATTTTTAA
- the pnuC gene encoding nicotinamide riboside transporter PnuC, with protein MKIIIKNEFQNWKPIEVAWIIIACSIILSLSIYWKENIIGIVSSISGILCVILTGKGKLSSYVFGMINTILYSIIAFSAKYYGEFMLNVFYYIPMNIAGFILWSRNMNNENQEVIKTKLNNKYKIIIFGFSFISIFIYGFILKKLGGSLPFVDSASTVFAITAQILCVKRCTEQWIMWILVNILNISIWYINFASGGDNIATLLMWSVYLVNAVFMFIKWYREANNKNQQIN; from the coding sequence GTGAAAATAATTATCAAAAATGAGTTTCAAAATTGGAAACCTATAGAAGTGGCGTGGATTATAATAGCATGCAGTATAATATTATCGCTTTCTATATATTGGAAGGAAAATATTATTGGCATAGTGTCATCAATAAGCGGTATATTATGTGTTATACTTACGGGAAAAGGAAAATTATCTTCGTATGTATTTGGAATGATTAATACTATTCTTTATTCTATTATAGCTTTTAGCGCAAAATACTATGGCGAGTTTATGCTCAATGTATTCTACTATATACCTATGAATATAGCGGGTTTTATATTATGGAGCAGAAATATGAATAATGAAAATCAAGAGGTAATAAAAACAAAATTAAATAATAAATATAAAATTATAATATTTGGTTTTTCTTTTATATCAATATTTATTTATGGCTTTATACTAAAAAAATTAGGAGGTTCTCTTCCTTTTGTTGATAGTGCAAGTACTGTGTTTGCCATAACGGCACAGATACTATGTGTAAAGAGATGTACTGAACAATGGATAATGTGGATACTTGTAAACATTTTAAATATTTCTATATGGTATATTAATTTTGCAAGCGGGGGGGACAATATAGCTACTTTGCTTATGTGGAGTGTTTATTTAGTTAATGCAGTGTTTATGTTTATTAAGTGGTATAGAGAGGCAAATAATAAAAATCAGCAGATAAACTAA
- the pcp gene encoding pyroglutamyl-peptidase I produces MKVLITGFDPFDKEKVNPSWEAVNSLPNYIEGNEIIKLQLPTVFKKSAEKLFENIKNLKPDVVICVGQAGGRYEISLERVAINIDDARIKDNEGNQPVDEVIFNDGDSAYFSTLPIKAIRDELKTIPIPASISNTAGTFVCNHIMYSLLYYINKNNLNIKGGFIHVPYIIEQILDKPNTAYMPKEMIVKALETIIKTTVNNN; encoded by the coding sequence ATGAAAGTATTAATAACAGGATTTGACCCATTCGATAAAGAAAAAGTTAATCCTTCATGGGAGGCAGTTAATAGCTTACCTAATTATATAGAAGGCAATGAAATAATAAAATTACAGCTTCCAACAGTATTTAAAAAATCTGCAGAAAAACTTTTTGAAAATATAAAAAATCTTAAACCTGATGTAGTTATATGTGTAGGTCAGGCTGGCGGAAGATATGAGATATCATTAGAAAGAGTAGCCATAAATATAGACGATGCAAGAATAAAAGACAATGAAGGTAATCAGCCTGTAGATGAAGTTATATTTAATGACGGAGATAGTGCTTATTTCTCTACACTTCCTATAAAGGCAATTAGAGATGAATTAAAAACCATTCCTATACCAGCATCAATATCAAATACAGCAGGTACTTTTGTATGCAATCATATAATGTATTCTTTGTTATATTATATAAACAAAAATAATTTAAATATCAAAGGCGGTTTTATACATGTTCCTTATATAATAGAGCAAATACTTGATAAGCCTAATACAGCCTATATGCCAAAAGAAATGATAGTAAAAGCTCTTGAGACAATTATAAAAACTACAGTGAATAATAATTAA